In Gouania willdenowi chromosome 24, fGouWil2.1, whole genome shotgun sequence, a single window of DNA contains:
- the LOC114457856 gene encoding melanocortin-2 receptor accessory protein 2A-like gives MSHFHNGSHATARRSDYVWQYEYYDDEEPVSFEGLNAYRYSIVIGFWVGLAVFVIFMFFVLTLLTKTGAPHQENPECAEKHLRPVSCLSHIDGPQEEHDKVFSRPLIAGSRSYFNFFINEEDNGQRTGKTDERQNESKQETSNQPRGLELSSTEDAEEADGHEPLRGFMEETSTERECAFLSHFNIPNYVTLDASSTLEEDDLLYKTSALLENQSESVTTVVYSKVVPSVMKPR, from the exons ATGTCCCACTTCCACAACGGCAGCCATGCCACCGCACGGCGCAGTGACTACGTGTGGCAGTATGAATACTATGACGACGAGGAGCCCGTTTCCTTTGAGGGACTCAACGCGTACAGAT ACTCCATCGTCATCGGCTTTTGGGTGGGACTTgctgtctttgtcattttcatgttctTCGTTCTAACTCTGCTCACCAAGACGGGAGCACCACATCAGGA AAACCCAGAGTGTGCTGAAAAGCACCTTCGACCAGTGAGCTGTCTCTCACACAtcgatggtccccaggaagaaCACGACAAAGTCTTCTCACGTCCCTTGATCGCAGGGTCCCGATCATATTTCAATTTCTTCATTAATGAGGAAGATAATGGTCAGAGGACGGGAAAAACTGATGAAAGgcaaaatgaatccaaacagGAGACCTCCAACCAACCCAGAGGATTGGAACTGTCATCGACAGAGGACGCTGAGGAAGCTGATGGACATGAACCACTCAGAGGATTCATGGAAGAGACATCCACGGAGAGAGAGTGTGCGTTTCTGTCTCATTTCAATATCCCAAACTATGTGACTCTGGATGCCAGTTCCACGCTGGAAGAGGATGATCTGCTGTATAAGACGTCAGCCCTGTTGGAAAACCAATCTGAGTCAGTGACCACTGTGGTATACAGTAAGGTTGTTCCTTCTGTGATGAAGCCGAGGTGA
- the ripply2 gene encoding protein ripply2, with amino-acid sequence METPSTTSGINSVRTSDAQQADCLWRPWRGHARKTSQNPTCGDLSDAKHSKQPQVIHPVKLFWPKSRCFDYLYQDAEKLLRNYPVQATISLYKDSSSDEDSDDEEEEAVDKELN; translated from the exons ATGGAGACTCCCAGCACCACCAGTGGAATAAACTCTGTGCGCACCAGTGATGCGCAGCAGGCCGACTGCCTGTGGAGACCGTGGCGCGGACACGCGCGCAAAACTTCACAGAAT CCTACGTGTGGTGACCTCTCTGATGCCAAACACTCCAAACAGCCACAAGTCATCCATCCAGTGAA GTTGTTTTGGCCAAAATCGAGATGTTTCGACTATCTGTACCAGGATGCGGAAAAGCTTCTCCGCAACTATCCAGTCCAAGCAACCATTAGTCTCTACAAGGACTCAAGCAGCGATGAAgacagtgatgatgaggaagaggaggctgTGGATAAAGAGCTGAATTAA